DNA sequence from the Vicinamibacterales bacterium genome:
CCGCGTGCACATCGGCGGCTGATTCGGGACGTGCGCCGCCGGGCGGCAGCCCGCGCTACTGCGTCTGGACGACGTCGACCAGCTCGATCTCGAACACCAGCGTCGCAAACGGCGGGATCGAGTTGTTGCGCGACGAGCCGTAGCCGAGCGACGGCGGCACCACGATCCGCCGTGCGCCGCCCACCTTCATCCCGGTCACGCCGCGATCGAACCCCGCGATCACCTGTCCGCCGCCGACCGTGAACGTCAGCGGATCGAGGCCGACCGACGAGTCGAACTGGAGCCCCTTGCCGTCGGTCTTGGTCGGATCGTAGAGCCAGCCGGTGTAGTTGACGATCACGATCT
Encoded proteins:
- a CDS encoding FKBP-type peptidyl-prolyl cis-trans isomerase produces the protein MIRALFSILCLAAAIGVGACAESPTGPSSGAPYSQVDLRIGSGADAVTGKIVIVNYTGWLYDPTKTDGKGLQFDSSVGLDPLTFTVGGGQVIAGFDRGVTGMKVGGARRIVVPPSLGYGSSRNNSIPPFATLVFEIELVDVVQTQ